A DNA window from Drosophila virilis strain 15010-1051.87 chromosome 4, Dvir_AGI_RSII-ME, whole genome shotgun sequence contains the following coding sequences:
- the LOC6627359 gene encoding high mobility group nucleosome-binding domain-containing protein 5, with the protein MAARPNRIPWQLACLATLAAAAAMAMAATLPYTYSQDNAMVIGEPLASSDLAKFHAHLDDLQTAESKKHEEHEEEGEAESGEKKHSEHYKKHGEKSKKGHKHGEHHEKGEKGHHDKEDKKGEHGEEEGHEKKHKHSESHHKKSKKGEKGEKGSEFEDHGSYKKGHSIKGKHNVHKLNEDKKEKKYYDEDHVEGGEEKHGGYEEGKKHKKGSSYKKGEHKKGGHEEHYGKKGHSKKGHKKKGHQGHKKKHDESKKWGHKKELGKKGGEEHKKKWHKSQKKSSEHDHGHH; encoded by the coding sequence ATGGCGGCGAGGCCAAACAGGATACCCTGGCAACTGGCATGCCTGGCAACGcttgcggcggcggcggcaatggCGATGGCGGCAACCCTGCCATACACATATAGCCAGGACAATGCCATGGTAATAGGCGAGCCGTTGGCTAGTTCGGACTTGGCCAAATTCCACGCCCACTTGGATGACCTGCAGACGGCTGAATCCAAGAAGCACGAAGAGCACGAGGAGGAGGGCGAGGCGGAGTCCGGTGAGAAAAAGCACAGTGAACACTACAAGAAGCATGGGGAGAAGAGCAAAAAGGGTCACAAACATGGCGAACACCATGAGAAGGGCGAGAAGGGCCATCACGACAAGGAGGACAAAAAGGGTGAGCACGGCGAGGAGGAGGGTCACGAAAAGAAGCACAAACACTCCGAGAGTCATCATAAGAAAAGTAAAAAGGGCGAAAAGGGTGAAAAGGGCAGCGAGTTCGAGGATCACGGCAGCTACAAAAAGGGCCACTCCATCAAGGGCAAGCACAACGTGCACAAGCTAAACGAGgacaaaaaggaaaagaaataCTATGATGAGGATCATGTCGAGGGCGGTGAGGAGAAGCACGGCGGCTATGAGGAGGGCAAGAAGCACAAAAAGGGCAGCAGCTATAAAAAGGGCGAGCACAAAAAGGGCGGCCATGAGGAGCACTATGGCAAAAAGGGCCACAGCAAAAAGGGTCACAAGAAAAAGGGCCATCAGGGACACAAGAAGAAGCACGATGAGTCCAAAAAATGGGGCCACAAAAAGGAGCTTGGCAAAAAGGGTGGCGAGGAGCACAAAAAGAAGTGGCACAAATCGCAAAAGAAGAGCAGCGAACACGATCATGGTCACCACTGA